From one Drosophila subpulchrella strain 33 F10 #4 breed RU33 chromosome 3L, RU_Dsub_v1.1 Primary Assembly, whole genome shotgun sequence genomic stretch:
- the LOC119553141 gene encoding formin-binding protein 1-like isoform X4: MLALLASGSSRSSSNNKLAESENSAQNSSNMSWGTELWDQNDNLAIHTNRGIDALDKYANFLRDRVAIETEYAGKLRRLVKNYQPKKKEEEDNEFTSMQAFRNLLKEVGDLAGQREVVSESLQLQIIAGVTLLSKTLREERKKCLSDGANLQHNLTTQLSSLDRAKRNYEKAYRDSEKAVDSYKRADMDLNLSRAEVERYKNVMTAKIQQSDDAKNEYANQLQKTNNLQQQHFSMLLPAVLNRLQELDEKRTRGFREFIVGAADVESSVAPIIARCMEGIVKAGESINEKEDTFKVIERYQSGFTPPIDIPFEDLSNSVKDSAQDSTYTYPLPTPTTRGGTLGAIKLKKRVGIFNLFGSNKNSLTADGQKEDFSDQPPNQRRKKLQAKIAELTQNIAQETKARDGLMKMKIVYEANSSLGNPMTVEGQLNESEHKLEKLKVDLKKYQDFLEKACQVPVATSSPQATRNQLQNGHRTSRHSNGSADDHHDDGDDQPDDAGSLSRSDSEDNVAQIQNGHNNNNNGSSASPESGLGTSHTSLPGSGQGSANENAIGEDTYYETEVETLNPLGTCRALYPFEASSEGSIPMSEGEELQVIEIDQGDGWTRVRRANNSNGWDEGFVPTSYIECTLYA, encoded by the exons GATCAAAACGATAATCTAGCGATACACACAAACAGAGGCATCGATGCTCTAGACAAGTATGCCAACTTTTTACGCGATCGAGTGGCCATAGAAACGGAATATGCCGGCAAACTAAG GCGCCTAGTGAAAAACTACCAGCCCAAAAAGAAGGAGGAGGAAGACAATGA ATTCACATCGATGCAAGCGTTCCGCAATCTGCTCAAGGAGGTGGGCGACCTGGCGGGACAGCGCGAGGTGGTGTCCGAATCCCTGCAGCTGCAGATAATCGCGGGAGTGACGCTCCTGTCCAAGACACTGCGCGAAGAACGCAAG AAATGCCTTAGCGATGGTGCCAACCTGCAGCACAACCTCACCACACAGCTCTCCTCGCTGGACCGGGCCAAGCGGAACTACGAGAAGGCCTACCGCGACTCGGAGAAGGCGGTGGACAGCTACAAGCGGGCGGACATGGACCTCAATCTCAGCCGGGCCGAGGTGGAGCGCTACAAGAACGTGATGACGGCCAAGATCCAGCAGTCCGACGATGCCAAGAACGAGTATGCCAACCAGCTGCAGAAGACAAACaatctgcagcagcagcacttCAGCATGCTGCTGCCCGCCGTCCTCAATCGGCTGCAGGAGCTGGACGAGAAGCGCACCCGTGGCTTCCGGGAGTTCATTGTGGGTGCGGCGGATGTGGAGTCCTCGGTGGCGCCCATCATTGCCCGCTGCATGGAGGGCATCGTGAAGGCCGGCGAATCGATCAACGAGAAGGAGGATACCTTCAAAGTCATAGAAAG ATACCAATCGGGCTTCACGCCACCAATTGACATACCCTTCGAGGATCTGTCCAATAGCGTTAAGGATTCCGCGCAGGACTCGACCTACACCTACCCGTTACCGACCCCCACGACCAGAGGGGGCACGCTGGGTGCCATCAAACTGAAGAAACGCGTGGGCATCTTCAACTTATTCGGCAGCAACAAG AATTCCCTGACTGCTGATGGACAAAAGGAGGACTTTAGCGATCAGCCGCCTAACCAACGAAGGAAGAAACTGCAGGCGAAGATCGCCGAGCTGACCCAGAACATCGCCCAGGAAACGAAAGCCCGGGATGGCCTGATGAAGATGAAGATCGTCTATGAGGCGAACTCTTCGCTGGGCAATCCCATGACCGTCGAGGGACAACTGAACGAGTCGGAACACAAGTTGGAGAAGCTGAAGGTGGATCTGAAGAAGTACCAGGACTTCTTGGAGAAGGCCTGCCAAGTGCCGGTGGCCACCAGCAGTCCGCAGGCGACTCGAAATCAATTGCAAAACGGTCACAGAACCTCTAG ACATTCCAATGGCAGTGCCGATGACCATCATGACGATGGCGACGACCAGCCCGATGACGCTGGCAGCTTAAGCAGGTCAGATTCTGAGGATAATGTGGCGCAAATACAAAATGGgcataataataacaataacgG CAGTTCGGCAAGTCCTGAGAGCGGCCTGGGCACTTCGCACACATCCCTGCCAGGATCGGGACAGGGTAGTGCCAATGAGAATGCGATTGGCGAGGATACGTACTACGAAACGGAAGTGGAGACCCTAAATCCACTGGGCACATGTCGAGCCCTGTATCCCTTCGAAG CCTCCAGCGAGGGCAGCATACCCATGAGCGAGGGTGAGGAGCTGCAGGTGATCGAGATCGACCAGGGAGATGGATGGACGCGGGTGCGGCGGGCGAACAACTCCAATGGCTGGGACGAGGGCTTCGTGCCCACGAGTTACATCGAGTGCACGCTCTATGCTTAG
- the LOC119553141 gene encoding formin-binding protein 1-like isoform X3 codes for MLALLASGSSRSSSNNKLAESENSAQNSSNMSWGTELWDQNDNLAIHTNRGIDALDKYANFLRDRVAIETEYAGKLRRLVKNYQPKKKEEEDNEFTSMQAFRNLLKEVGDLAGQREVVSESLQLQIIAGVTLLSKTLREERKKCLSDGANLQHNLTTQLSSLDRAKRNYEKAYRDSEKAVDSYKRADMDLNLSRAEVERYKNVMTAKIQQSDDAKNEYANQLQKTNNLQQQHFSMLLPAVLNRLQELDEKRTRGFREFIVGAADVESSVAPIIARCMEGIVKAGESINEKEDTFKVIERYQSGFTPPIDIPFEDLSNSVKDSAQDSTYTYPLPTPTTRGGTLGAIKLKKRVGIFNLFGSNKIIEACITMKNSLTADGQKEDFSDQPPNQRRKKLQAKIAELTQNIAQETKARDGLMKMKIVYEANSSLGNPMTVEGQLNESEHKLEKLKVDLKKYQDFLEKACQVPVATSSPQATRNQLQNGHRTSRHSNGSADDHHDDGDDQPDDAGSLSRSDSEDNVAQIQNGHNNNNNGSSASPESGLGTSHTSLPGSGQGSANENAIGEDTYYETEVETLNPLGTCRALYPFEASSEGSIPMSEGEELQVIEIDQGDGWTRVRRANNSNGWDEGFVPTSYIECTLYA; via the exons GATCAAAACGATAATCTAGCGATACACACAAACAGAGGCATCGATGCTCTAGACAAGTATGCCAACTTTTTACGCGATCGAGTGGCCATAGAAACGGAATATGCCGGCAAACTAAG GCGCCTAGTGAAAAACTACCAGCCCAAAAAGAAGGAGGAGGAAGACAATGA ATTCACATCGATGCAAGCGTTCCGCAATCTGCTCAAGGAGGTGGGCGACCTGGCGGGACAGCGCGAGGTGGTGTCCGAATCCCTGCAGCTGCAGATAATCGCGGGAGTGACGCTCCTGTCCAAGACACTGCGCGAAGAACGCAAG AAATGCCTTAGCGATGGTGCCAACCTGCAGCACAACCTCACCACACAGCTCTCCTCGCTGGACCGGGCCAAGCGGAACTACGAGAAGGCCTACCGCGACTCGGAGAAGGCGGTGGACAGCTACAAGCGGGCGGACATGGACCTCAATCTCAGCCGGGCCGAGGTGGAGCGCTACAAGAACGTGATGACGGCCAAGATCCAGCAGTCCGACGATGCCAAGAACGAGTATGCCAACCAGCTGCAGAAGACAAACaatctgcagcagcagcacttCAGCATGCTGCTGCCCGCCGTCCTCAATCGGCTGCAGGAGCTGGACGAGAAGCGCACCCGTGGCTTCCGGGAGTTCATTGTGGGTGCGGCGGATGTGGAGTCCTCGGTGGCGCCCATCATTGCCCGCTGCATGGAGGGCATCGTGAAGGCCGGCGAATCGATCAACGAGAAGGAGGATACCTTCAAAGTCATAGAAAG ATACCAATCGGGCTTCACGCCACCAATTGACATACCCTTCGAGGATCTGTCCAATAGCGTTAAGGATTCCGCGCAGGACTCGACCTACACCTACCCGTTACCGACCCCCACGACCAGAGGGGGCACGCTGGGTGCCATCAAACTGAAGAAACGCGTGGGCATCTTCAACTTATTCGGCAGCAACAAG ATAATTGAAGCCTGTATCACCATGAAG AATTCCCTGACTGCTGATGGACAAAAGGAGGACTTTAGCGATCAGCCGCCTAACCAACGAAGGAAGAAACTGCAGGCGAAGATCGCCGAGCTGACCCAGAACATCGCCCAGGAAACGAAAGCCCGGGATGGCCTGATGAAGATGAAGATCGTCTATGAGGCGAACTCTTCGCTGGGCAATCCCATGACCGTCGAGGGACAACTGAACGAGTCGGAACACAAGTTGGAGAAGCTGAAGGTGGATCTGAAGAAGTACCAGGACTTCTTGGAGAAGGCCTGCCAAGTGCCGGTGGCCACCAGCAGTCCGCAGGCGACTCGAAATCAATTGCAAAACGGTCACAGAACCTCTAG ACATTCCAATGGCAGTGCCGATGACCATCATGACGATGGCGACGACCAGCCCGATGACGCTGGCAGCTTAAGCAGGTCAGATTCTGAGGATAATGTGGCGCAAATACAAAATGGgcataataataacaataacgG CAGTTCGGCAAGTCCTGAGAGCGGCCTGGGCACTTCGCACACATCCCTGCCAGGATCGGGACAGGGTAGTGCCAATGAGAATGCGATTGGCGAGGATACGTACTACGAAACGGAAGTGGAGACCCTAAATCCACTGGGCACATGTCGAGCCCTGTATCCCTTCGAAG CCTCCAGCGAGGGCAGCATACCCATGAGCGAGGGTGAGGAGCTGCAGGTGATCGAGATCGACCAGGGAGATGGATGGACGCGGGTGCGGCGGGCGAACAACTCCAATGGCTGGGACGAGGGCTTCGTGCCCACGAGTTACATCGAGTGCACGCTCTATGCTTAG
- the LOC119553141 gene encoding formin-binding protein 1-like isoform X8: protein MLALLASGSSRSSSNNKLAESENSAQNSSNMSWGTELWDQNDNLAIHTNRGIDALDKYANFLRDRVAIETEYAGKLRRLVKNYQPKKKEEEDNEFTSMQAFRNLLKEVGDLAGQREVVSESLQLQIIAGVTLLSKTLREERKKCLSDGANLQHNLTTQLSSLDRAKRNYEKAYRDSEKAVDSYKRADMDLNLSRAEVERYKNVMTAKIQQSDDAKNEYANQLQKTNNLQQQHFSMLLPAVLNRLQELDEKRTRGFREFIVGAADVESSVAPIIARCMEGIVKAGESINEKEDTFKVIERYQSGFTPPIDIPFEDLSNSVKDSAQDSTYTYPLPTPTTRGGTLGAIKLKKRVGIFNLFGSNKQRQIIEACITMKNSLTADGQKEDFSDQPPNQRRKKLQAKIAELTQNIAQETKARDGLMKMKIVYEANSSLGNPMTVEGQLNESEHKLEKLKVDLKKYQDFLEKACQVPVATSSPQATRNQLQNGHRTSRHSNGSADDHHDDGDDQPDDAGSLSSSASPESGLGTSHTSLPGSGQGSANENAIGEDTYYETEVETLNPLGTCRALYPFEASSEGSIPMSEGEELQVIEIDQGDGWTRVRRANNSNGWDEGFVPTSYIECTLYA from the exons GATCAAAACGATAATCTAGCGATACACACAAACAGAGGCATCGATGCTCTAGACAAGTATGCCAACTTTTTACGCGATCGAGTGGCCATAGAAACGGAATATGCCGGCAAACTAAG GCGCCTAGTGAAAAACTACCAGCCCAAAAAGAAGGAGGAGGAAGACAATGA ATTCACATCGATGCAAGCGTTCCGCAATCTGCTCAAGGAGGTGGGCGACCTGGCGGGACAGCGCGAGGTGGTGTCCGAATCCCTGCAGCTGCAGATAATCGCGGGAGTGACGCTCCTGTCCAAGACACTGCGCGAAGAACGCAAG AAATGCCTTAGCGATGGTGCCAACCTGCAGCACAACCTCACCACACAGCTCTCCTCGCTGGACCGGGCCAAGCGGAACTACGAGAAGGCCTACCGCGACTCGGAGAAGGCGGTGGACAGCTACAAGCGGGCGGACATGGACCTCAATCTCAGCCGGGCCGAGGTGGAGCGCTACAAGAACGTGATGACGGCCAAGATCCAGCAGTCCGACGATGCCAAGAACGAGTATGCCAACCAGCTGCAGAAGACAAACaatctgcagcagcagcacttCAGCATGCTGCTGCCCGCCGTCCTCAATCGGCTGCAGGAGCTGGACGAGAAGCGCACCCGTGGCTTCCGGGAGTTCATTGTGGGTGCGGCGGATGTGGAGTCCTCGGTGGCGCCCATCATTGCCCGCTGCATGGAGGGCATCGTGAAGGCCGGCGAATCGATCAACGAGAAGGAGGATACCTTCAAAGTCATAGAAAG ATACCAATCGGGCTTCACGCCACCAATTGACATACCCTTCGAGGATCTGTCCAATAGCGTTAAGGATTCCGCGCAGGACTCGACCTACACCTACCCGTTACCGACCCCCACGACCAGAGGGGGCACGCTGGGTGCCATCAAACTGAAGAAACGCGTGGGCATCTTCAACTTATTCGGCAGCAACAAG CAACGGCAGATAATTGAAGCCTGTATCACCATGAAG AATTCCCTGACTGCTGATGGACAAAAGGAGGACTTTAGCGATCAGCCGCCTAACCAACGAAGGAAGAAACTGCAGGCGAAGATCGCCGAGCTGACCCAGAACATCGCCCAGGAAACGAAAGCCCGGGATGGCCTGATGAAGATGAAGATCGTCTATGAGGCGAACTCTTCGCTGGGCAATCCCATGACCGTCGAGGGACAACTGAACGAGTCGGAACACAAGTTGGAGAAGCTGAAGGTGGATCTGAAGAAGTACCAGGACTTCTTGGAGAAGGCCTGCCAAGTGCCGGTGGCCACCAGCAGTCCGCAGGCGACTCGAAATCAATTGCAAAACGGTCACAGAACCTCTAG ACATTCCAATGGCAGTGCCGATGACCATCATGACGATGGCGACGACCAGCCCGATGACGCTGGCAGCTTAAGCAG TTCGGCAAGTCCTGAGAGCGGCCTGGGCACTTCGCACACATCCCTGCCAGGATCGGGACAGGGTAGTGCCAATGAGAATGCGATTGGCGAGGATACGTACTACGAAACGGAAGTGGAGACCCTAAATCCACTGGGCACATGTCGAGCCCTGTATCCCTTCGAAG CCTCCAGCGAGGGCAGCATACCCATGAGCGAGGGTGAGGAGCTGCAGGTGATCGAGATCGACCAGGGAGATGGATGGACGCGGGTGCGGCGGGCGAACAACTCCAATGGCTGGGACGAGGGCTTCGTGCCCACGAGTTACATCGAGTGCACGCTCTATGCTTAG
- the LOC119553141 gene encoding formin-binding protein 1-like isoform X7: MLALLASGSSRSSSNNKLAESENSAQNSSNMSWGTELWDQNDNLAIHTNRGIDALDKYANFLRDRVAIETEYAGKLRRLVKNYQPKKKEEEDNEFTSMQAFRNLLKEVGDLAGQREVVSESLQLQIIAGVTLLSKTLREERKKCLSDGANLQHNLTTQLSSLDRAKRNYEKAYRDSEKAVDSYKRADMDLNLSRAEVERYKNVMTAKIQQSDDAKNEYANQLQKTNNLQQQHFSMLLPAVLNRLQELDEKRTRGFREFIVGAADVESSVAPIIARCMEGIVKAGESINEKEDTFKVIERYQSGFTPPIDIPFEDLSNSVKDSAQDSTYTYPLPTPTTRGGTLGAIKLKKRVGIFNLFGSNKQRQIIEACITMKNSLTADGQKEDFSDQPPNQRRKKLQAKIAELTQNIAQETKARDGLMKMKIVYEANSSLGNPMTVEGQLNESEHKLEKLKVDLKKYQDFLEKACQVPVATSSPQATRNQLQNGHRTSRHSNGSADDHHDDGDDQPDDAGSLSSSSASPESGLGTSHTSLPGSGQGSANENAIGEDTYYETEVETLNPLGTCRALYPFEASSEGSIPMSEGEELQVIEIDQGDGWTRVRRANNSNGWDEGFVPTSYIECTLYA, translated from the exons GATCAAAACGATAATCTAGCGATACACACAAACAGAGGCATCGATGCTCTAGACAAGTATGCCAACTTTTTACGCGATCGAGTGGCCATAGAAACGGAATATGCCGGCAAACTAAG GCGCCTAGTGAAAAACTACCAGCCCAAAAAGAAGGAGGAGGAAGACAATGA ATTCACATCGATGCAAGCGTTCCGCAATCTGCTCAAGGAGGTGGGCGACCTGGCGGGACAGCGCGAGGTGGTGTCCGAATCCCTGCAGCTGCAGATAATCGCGGGAGTGACGCTCCTGTCCAAGACACTGCGCGAAGAACGCAAG AAATGCCTTAGCGATGGTGCCAACCTGCAGCACAACCTCACCACACAGCTCTCCTCGCTGGACCGGGCCAAGCGGAACTACGAGAAGGCCTACCGCGACTCGGAGAAGGCGGTGGACAGCTACAAGCGGGCGGACATGGACCTCAATCTCAGCCGGGCCGAGGTGGAGCGCTACAAGAACGTGATGACGGCCAAGATCCAGCAGTCCGACGATGCCAAGAACGAGTATGCCAACCAGCTGCAGAAGACAAACaatctgcagcagcagcacttCAGCATGCTGCTGCCCGCCGTCCTCAATCGGCTGCAGGAGCTGGACGAGAAGCGCACCCGTGGCTTCCGGGAGTTCATTGTGGGTGCGGCGGATGTGGAGTCCTCGGTGGCGCCCATCATTGCCCGCTGCATGGAGGGCATCGTGAAGGCCGGCGAATCGATCAACGAGAAGGAGGATACCTTCAAAGTCATAGAAAG ATACCAATCGGGCTTCACGCCACCAATTGACATACCCTTCGAGGATCTGTCCAATAGCGTTAAGGATTCCGCGCAGGACTCGACCTACACCTACCCGTTACCGACCCCCACGACCAGAGGGGGCACGCTGGGTGCCATCAAACTGAAGAAACGCGTGGGCATCTTCAACTTATTCGGCAGCAACAAG CAACGGCAGATAATTGAAGCCTGTATCACCATGAAG AATTCCCTGACTGCTGATGGACAAAAGGAGGACTTTAGCGATCAGCCGCCTAACCAACGAAGGAAGAAACTGCAGGCGAAGATCGCCGAGCTGACCCAGAACATCGCCCAGGAAACGAAAGCCCGGGATGGCCTGATGAAGATGAAGATCGTCTATGAGGCGAACTCTTCGCTGGGCAATCCCATGACCGTCGAGGGACAACTGAACGAGTCGGAACACAAGTTGGAGAAGCTGAAGGTGGATCTGAAGAAGTACCAGGACTTCTTGGAGAAGGCCTGCCAAGTGCCGGTGGCCACCAGCAGTCCGCAGGCGACTCGAAATCAATTGCAAAACGGTCACAGAACCTCTAG ACATTCCAATGGCAGTGCCGATGACCATCATGACGATGGCGACGACCAGCCCGATGACGCTGGCAGCTTAAGCAG CAGTTCGGCAAGTCCTGAGAGCGGCCTGGGCACTTCGCACACATCCCTGCCAGGATCGGGACAGGGTAGTGCCAATGAGAATGCGATTGGCGAGGATACGTACTACGAAACGGAAGTGGAGACCCTAAATCCACTGGGCACATGTCGAGCCCTGTATCCCTTCGAAG CCTCCAGCGAGGGCAGCATACCCATGAGCGAGGGTGAGGAGCTGCAGGTGATCGAGATCGACCAGGGAGATGGATGGACGCGGGTGCGGCGGGCGAACAACTCCAATGGCTGGGACGAGGGCTTCGTGCCCACGAGTTACATCGAGTGCACGCTCTATGCTTAG
- the LOC119553141 gene encoding formin-binding protein 1-like isoform X2 yields MLALLASGSSRSSSNNKLAESENSAQNSSNMSWGTELWDQNDNLAIHTNRGIDALDKYANFLRDRVAIETEYAGKLRRLVKNYQPKKKEEEDNEFTSMQAFRNLLKEVGDLAGQREVVSESLQLQIIAGVTLLSKTLREERKKCLSDGANLQHNLTTQLSSLDRAKRNYEKAYRDSEKAVDSYKRADMDLNLSRAEVERYKNVMTAKIQQSDDAKNEYANQLQKTNNLQQQHFSMLLPAVLNRLQELDEKRTRGFREFIVGAADVESSVAPIIARCMEGIVKAGESINEKEDTFKVIERYQSGFTPPIDIPFEDLSNSVKDSAQDSTYTYPLPTPTTRGGTLGAIKLKKRVGIFNLFGSNKQRQIIEACITMKNSLTADGQKEDFSDQPPNQRRKKLQAKIAELTQNIAQETKARDGLMKMKIVYEANSSLGNPMTVEGQLNESEHKLEKLKVDLKKYQDFLEKACQVPVATSSPQATRNQLQNGHRTSRHSNGSADDHHDDGDDQPDDAGSLSRSDSEDNVAQIQNGHNNNNNGSASPESGLGTSHTSLPGSGQGSANENAIGEDTYYETEVETLNPLGTCRALYPFEASSEGSIPMSEGEELQVIEIDQGDGWTRVRRANNSNGWDEGFVPTSYIECTLYA; encoded by the exons GATCAAAACGATAATCTAGCGATACACACAAACAGAGGCATCGATGCTCTAGACAAGTATGCCAACTTTTTACGCGATCGAGTGGCCATAGAAACGGAATATGCCGGCAAACTAAG GCGCCTAGTGAAAAACTACCAGCCCAAAAAGAAGGAGGAGGAAGACAATGA ATTCACATCGATGCAAGCGTTCCGCAATCTGCTCAAGGAGGTGGGCGACCTGGCGGGACAGCGCGAGGTGGTGTCCGAATCCCTGCAGCTGCAGATAATCGCGGGAGTGACGCTCCTGTCCAAGACACTGCGCGAAGAACGCAAG AAATGCCTTAGCGATGGTGCCAACCTGCAGCACAACCTCACCACACAGCTCTCCTCGCTGGACCGGGCCAAGCGGAACTACGAGAAGGCCTACCGCGACTCGGAGAAGGCGGTGGACAGCTACAAGCGGGCGGACATGGACCTCAATCTCAGCCGGGCCGAGGTGGAGCGCTACAAGAACGTGATGACGGCCAAGATCCAGCAGTCCGACGATGCCAAGAACGAGTATGCCAACCAGCTGCAGAAGACAAACaatctgcagcagcagcacttCAGCATGCTGCTGCCCGCCGTCCTCAATCGGCTGCAGGAGCTGGACGAGAAGCGCACCCGTGGCTTCCGGGAGTTCATTGTGGGTGCGGCGGATGTGGAGTCCTCGGTGGCGCCCATCATTGCCCGCTGCATGGAGGGCATCGTGAAGGCCGGCGAATCGATCAACGAGAAGGAGGATACCTTCAAAGTCATAGAAAG ATACCAATCGGGCTTCACGCCACCAATTGACATACCCTTCGAGGATCTGTCCAATAGCGTTAAGGATTCCGCGCAGGACTCGACCTACACCTACCCGTTACCGACCCCCACGACCAGAGGGGGCACGCTGGGTGCCATCAAACTGAAGAAACGCGTGGGCATCTTCAACTTATTCGGCAGCAACAAG CAACGGCAGATAATTGAAGCCTGTATCACCATGAAG AATTCCCTGACTGCTGATGGACAAAAGGAGGACTTTAGCGATCAGCCGCCTAACCAACGAAGGAAGAAACTGCAGGCGAAGATCGCCGAGCTGACCCAGAACATCGCCCAGGAAACGAAAGCCCGGGATGGCCTGATGAAGATGAAGATCGTCTATGAGGCGAACTCTTCGCTGGGCAATCCCATGACCGTCGAGGGACAACTGAACGAGTCGGAACACAAGTTGGAGAAGCTGAAGGTGGATCTGAAGAAGTACCAGGACTTCTTGGAGAAGGCCTGCCAAGTGCCGGTGGCCACCAGCAGTCCGCAGGCGACTCGAAATCAATTGCAAAACGGTCACAGAACCTCTAG ACATTCCAATGGCAGTGCCGATGACCATCATGACGATGGCGACGACCAGCCCGATGACGCTGGCAGCTTAAGCAGGTCAGATTCTGAGGATAATGTGGCGCAAATACAAAATGGgcataataataacaataacgG TTCGGCAAGTCCTGAGAGCGGCCTGGGCACTTCGCACACATCCCTGCCAGGATCGGGACAGGGTAGTGCCAATGAGAATGCGATTGGCGAGGATACGTACTACGAAACGGAAGTGGAGACCCTAAATCCACTGGGCACATGTCGAGCCCTGTATCCCTTCGAAG CCTCCAGCGAGGGCAGCATACCCATGAGCGAGGGTGAGGAGCTGCAGGTGATCGAGATCGACCAGGGAGATGGATGGACGCGGGTGCGGCGGGCGAACAACTCCAATGGCTGGGACGAGGGCTTCGTGCCCACGAGTTACATCGAGTGCACGCTCTATGCTTAG
- the LOC119553141 gene encoding formin-binding protein 1-like isoform X1, with the protein MLALLASGSSRSSSNNKLAESENSAQNSSNMSWGTELWDQNDNLAIHTNRGIDALDKYANFLRDRVAIETEYAGKLRRLVKNYQPKKKEEEDNEFTSMQAFRNLLKEVGDLAGQREVVSESLQLQIIAGVTLLSKTLREERKKCLSDGANLQHNLTTQLSSLDRAKRNYEKAYRDSEKAVDSYKRADMDLNLSRAEVERYKNVMTAKIQQSDDAKNEYANQLQKTNNLQQQHFSMLLPAVLNRLQELDEKRTRGFREFIVGAADVESSVAPIIARCMEGIVKAGESINEKEDTFKVIERYQSGFTPPIDIPFEDLSNSVKDSAQDSTYTYPLPTPTTRGGTLGAIKLKKRVGIFNLFGSNKQRQIIEACITMKNSLTADGQKEDFSDQPPNQRRKKLQAKIAELTQNIAQETKARDGLMKMKIVYEANSSLGNPMTVEGQLNESEHKLEKLKVDLKKYQDFLEKACQVPVATSSPQATRNQLQNGHRTSRHSNGSADDHHDDGDDQPDDAGSLSRSDSEDNVAQIQNGHNNNNNGSSASPESGLGTSHTSLPGSGQGSANENAIGEDTYYETEVETLNPLGTCRALYPFEASSEGSIPMSEGEELQVIEIDQGDGWTRVRRANNSNGWDEGFVPTSYIECTLYA; encoded by the exons GATCAAAACGATAATCTAGCGATACACACAAACAGAGGCATCGATGCTCTAGACAAGTATGCCAACTTTTTACGCGATCGAGTGGCCATAGAAACGGAATATGCCGGCAAACTAAG GCGCCTAGTGAAAAACTACCAGCCCAAAAAGAAGGAGGAGGAAGACAATGA ATTCACATCGATGCAAGCGTTCCGCAATCTGCTCAAGGAGGTGGGCGACCTGGCGGGACAGCGCGAGGTGGTGTCCGAATCCCTGCAGCTGCAGATAATCGCGGGAGTGACGCTCCTGTCCAAGACACTGCGCGAAGAACGCAAG AAATGCCTTAGCGATGGTGCCAACCTGCAGCACAACCTCACCACACAGCTCTCCTCGCTGGACCGGGCCAAGCGGAACTACGAGAAGGCCTACCGCGACTCGGAGAAGGCGGTGGACAGCTACAAGCGGGCGGACATGGACCTCAATCTCAGCCGGGCCGAGGTGGAGCGCTACAAGAACGTGATGACGGCCAAGATCCAGCAGTCCGACGATGCCAAGAACGAGTATGCCAACCAGCTGCAGAAGACAAACaatctgcagcagcagcacttCAGCATGCTGCTGCCCGCCGTCCTCAATCGGCTGCAGGAGCTGGACGAGAAGCGCACCCGTGGCTTCCGGGAGTTCATTGTGGGTGCGGCGGATGTGGAGTCCTCGGTGGCGCCCATCATTGCCCGCTGCATGGAGGGCATCGTGAAGGCCGGCGAATCGATCAACGAGAAGGAGGATACCTTCAAAGTCATAGAAAG ATACCAATCGGGCTTCACGCCACCAATTGACATACCCTTCGAGGATCTGTCCAATAGCGTTAAGGATTCCGCGCAGGACTCGACCTACACCTACCCGTTACCGACCCCCACGACCAGAGGGGGCACGCTGGGTGCCATCAAACTGAAGAAACGCGTGGGCATCTTCAACTTATTCGGCAGCAACAAG CAACGGCAGATAATTGAAGCCTGTATCACCATGAAG AATTCCCTGACTGCTGATGGACAAAAGGAGGACTTTAGCGATCAGCCGCCTAACCAACGAAGGAAGAAACTGCAGGCGAAGATCGCCGAGCTGACCCAGAACATCGCCCAGGAAACGAAAGCCCGGGATGGCCTGATGAAGATGAAGATCGTCTATGAGGCGAACTCTTCGCTGGGCAATCCCATGACCGTCGAGGGACAACTGAACGAGTCGGAACACAAGTTGGAGAAGCTGAAGGTGGATCTGAAGAAGTACCAGGACTTCTTGGAGAAGGCCTGCCAAGTGCCGGTGGCCACCAGCAGTCCGCAGGCGACTCGAAATCAATTGCAAAACGGTCACAGAACCTCTAG ACATTCCAATGGCAGTGCCGATGACCATCATGACGATGGCGACGACCAGCCCGATGACGCTGGCAGCTTAAGCAGGTCAGATTCTGAGGATAATGTGGCGCAAATACAAAATGGgcataataataacaataacgG CAGTTCGGCAAGTCCTGAGAGCGGCCTGGGCACTTCGCACACATCCCTGCCAGGATCGGGACAGGGTAGTGCCAATGAGAATGCGATTGGCGAGGATACGTACTACGAAACGGAAGTGGAGACCCTAAATCCACTGGGCACATGTCGAGCCCTGTATCCCTTCGAAG CCTCCAGCGAGGGCAGCATACCCATGAGCGAGGGTGAGGAGCTGCAGGTGATCGAGATCGACCAGGGAGATGGATGGACGCGGGTGCGGCGGGCGAACAACTCCAATGGCTGGGACGAGGGCTTCGTGCCCACGAGTTACATCGAGTGCACGCTCTATGCTTAG